The Nitrososphaerota archaeon genome window below encodes:
- a CDS encoding AAA family ATPase, with amino-acid sequence MALPRSVFRDESFLFPEYLPHQIPHRGDQLRALELYFQSVVQNASKASQNVILYGPNGSGKTMLAKKLRESLPKKATLYGNMVKVIIVNCRIDKTLQAVMTRALKELGQNYPSRGYSFEELLSVLIEELRSSHTHLLIAFDEVDYLVRSDPSALYTITRLRETAQGSQVFSSLLISKTLDYMKTVDLSTLSSVQWSTVALEPYSGPQLLDILTSRSEAFTDGALDESSMQLAADIAGVFGDARYALELVYNAGKLADISESSRILPEHIRSAKASLPPQFRKEELSYLTKHQRLILMAVSALLKKGDSTYVTIGEVEKSYGALCESMGLGPNHHTQVWNDVNELSRKGIIETKLSGKGIRGRTTLIGLSLVSAKELIGELEKELVADVRN; translated from the coding sequence ATGGCCCTCCCGCGTTCCGTCTTTCGCGACGAATCCTTTCTGTTTCCTGAATACCTTCCTCATCAGATCCCGCACAGGGGCGACCAGCTCAGGGCGCTCGAGCTCTACTTTCAGAGCGTAGTTCAGAACGCGTCGAAGGCAAGCCAGAACGTGATACTATACGGGCCCAACGGCTCGGGCAAGACGATGCTTGCGAAGAAGCTCCGCGAGTCGCTTCCGAAGAAGGCAACTCTCTATGGGAACATGGTCAAGGTCATAATTGTAAACTGCAGGATCGACAAGACTCTGCAGGCGGTGATGACCAGGGCGCTCAAGGAGCTGGGGCAGAACTACCCGTCCAGGGGGTACAGCTTCGAGGAGCTCCTCTCGGTCCTAATCGAAGAACTCAGAAGCAGCCACACGCATCTCCTCATAGCGTTCGACGAGGTCGATTATCTGGTAAGGTCCGACCCCTCTGCCCTCTACACCATCACCCGCCTAAGGGAGACGGCGCAGGGCAGCCAGGTCTTCTCCTCTCTGCTAATCTCGAAGACTCTTGACTACATGAAGACTGTGGACCTGAGCACGCTCAGTTCTGTCCAGTGGAGCACTGTCGCGCTCGAGCCCTACTCCGGTCCCCAGCTCTTGGACATCCTGACGTCGAGAAGCGAGGCCTTCACAGACGGGGCCCTTGACGAAAGCTCGATGCAGTTGGCCGCAGACATAGCTGGGGTCTTCGGCGACGCTCGTTACGCTCTCGAACTGGTCTACAACGCCGGGAAGCTGGCCGACATATCCGAGTCGTCGCGCATCCTCCCAGAGCACATCAGGTCTGCCAAGGCCTCCCTCCCCCCTCAGTTCAGGAAGGAGGAGCTGAGCTATCTCACGAAGCACCAGAGGCTGATACTGATGGCAGTCTCCGCCCTCCTCAAGAAGGGGGACTCGACCTACGTCACCATAGGCGAGGTGGAGAAGAGCTACGGGGCGCTCTGCGAAAGCATGGGCCTAGGCCCCAACCACCACACCCAGGTGTGGAACGACGTCAACGAACTTTCCAGGAAGGGCATCATCGAGACCAAGCTCTCGGGCAAGGGGATAAGGGGACGGACCACTCTGATTGGGCTGTCGCTCGTATCCGCGAAGGAGTTGATCGGTGAGCTCGAGAAGGAGTTGGTCGCAGACGTTAGAAATTGA